The DNA region CCACCCTTCATGGGTTTTGGTGTGTCCTCCTCTCATTGTTCATTTCTAATAAATTTACATCTCaaccttgattttctttttcactctggGGTCAATTAGAAGGGTGTTTTGGAATGTCTGTGTCCATAGGAGTGGCCTGTGTTTGTTTTCTGCAGAGATTGACgcaggggtgctctacccctgagctacacctccagccctttcaatttttcattttggaaaagggTCAAAGTTGCCccgattggccttgaacttggtaacctcctgccttagcttcccaagtcactgggattgcaggcatgcaccattgtgcctggcttattagtaatttttaattatactGTGTTGTAGTCACAGATTTGTTGTGGCATCTGTAGTGTGTGGGAGGACCTGCTTTGCTTGTGGCCTACATCATGACCGACTCTGTGACTGTCCCATACATTCGGCAGACGTGAGTTTTCTGATTGTCCTGTCAGGTGGCTCTGCCTGTAGGGCAGCCGTCCCCTGGGCTGTAGGAGCCTGCACCCTGGGCTGCTGCCTTTCCAGTTCTCAGCTTTGGGTTCTGTTGCTCTCCCGCTGGGGAAGCTAAGGCCTGAGCAACCCACTCCCAGCACCACACttttctgccctctgccctcagatCACACCTGTCAGCTGCCACCACTGGCCCTGTAGTGATAGTGAGCATTGTCCACACCCTTCTTGTTCCTCCCCACTtcttcccttcctgcctcctcttttctattttctgtgaaCTGATGATCAGTCCTTTCCCAAATTCACAACACATCTCTGCAGGTCCTCTCACAGAGGATGGGCAGTGACCCTCGTCAGGTCCTGGCTGTCACCCTCTGTCTTCCTCAGCAGCCCATGTGCTGGCCCTGCTTTCTCTGTTTGCCTGTTGACTCCAGAGCACACCACCCAGCAGCTTCCCCCAGTGGGGCTCATAGGGTGCTGAAGGTCTCAGGTGAGCTCCATTACTCAGCTCCACACTGGATGGTGCTTGATTGGTGGCGTGTTTGGTGGGAGAGGCTCTTCCTGCAGGACTCTTAAGTGCCCCATCACCTCTGGTTTCCAGGGCTGCTGTGTGATGCCCTGAACTTTTGGACTTCGGATCTTTGTGCcctgtttgtgtttgtttttgttttgtggtgcaggggatcaaacccagggcctgaaaCACGTAGGCAAGAGCTGCATAGGCTGTGCTCCCAGCCCTGTGCTTCGTTTCTTCCCTGAAAGCTTCTCTGCCTGTCAGAGTTCTGGAATGTACTCTGGGGAGGCATTTATTTTCATTGCCCTGGGTGGGGGCTTTCTGACTGGGGCCTTTTCCTTTAGTTTCTGGGAAAAGCACATGTGTGCATGTTGTGTgagttcattttctctctcttcaagGTTTGTTAGTTGTATGTTGGCCCAACAGGAATAGTTCTTCATCTtcctttttataaatgttttctgtATCTTATTTTCAGTCCTGCATTAGTCAGCATTGATGCTCTGTAACAAGCAGCTCCATAATTCTAATGATGCATAGTGAActtccattttgttttctgctCGTGGACCTGAACAGCAGGGTTGTGTGTCTTCTGCATTCCCCTCTTGGTGCTCCTCCTAGGGCCTGCTGTTCTCAGGCTCCTGGAAGAAACACAGAAGGCCAGCCCACTTCACACAAGCATATTTTGAGAATATACCCCTTCTGGGAGTAACATCATCAGGGCAGGAAGAGAAACTCTAGGGGAAGCACTGAGAGACCACATGTTAAAGGGGAGGTGTACAATTCAATTACAGAAACAGGGCTAAGAATAGATACAACAGCCAGATTCAGTGGTACAGGCccctgctcaggaggctaaggcagaaggatcacaagtaccaggtcagccttagcaatttagcaagaccccatctcaaaacaaacaaacaaaaacactggaatgtaactcagtggtaaagcatccctaagttcagtccctagtaccaaaacaaacaccAGGGCTGTGgacatagctcagctggtagagtgctggccttgaATGCACTGATGCctcaggttccatccccagcaccacaaaaaacagaGGGACCCTCCCATGGAGTGTTTCATGTGGAAGAACCAGTCTTGTCCTCTGAGTGGCCCTTCTCCATACCCTCCTGCCCTTGCTCATGGGTCTGTCTGCTTCCCAGGACGGCAGTGTCAGTAGGGACCTGTGCTTGGTTGTTCCTGGGAGGCCCGGCCCTGTTTCCCAAAGCAATGCTTGTGCAGATGCTATGTGCTTGGCAAAGCTCGTCCCTGGAGGGTTCACCTTGGCATAATGGAGCTGGgggctctcctctctctcttttttttttggtactgggattgaacccagggtgcttaaccactgaaccacatccccatccctttttattttgagactgagggtctcctcagttgcttagggccttgctagtttctgagggccttactaagtagctgaggcatgcgccaccacgcccagcaagtTTCCTAGTCTCTTGAGTCTGAATAATGTTCCCTTGTGTGGTTGGCCCCTTGTCTCTTTTACATCCCTTGATGGATACTTGGGTTTCCATGTTTCGACTACTGAAAACAATGCTATGGATGGAGTTGTGCACACACCTGTCCAGTCCCTGCTTTTCATTCCATGGACATGTGCCTACTGCAGAGCGGCTGGCACGGTGTTGTTGAGGTTTGATTTTCTGAGTAGGGCTTTGCAGGGCTGTGTTGCCTGCTGTCTTCAGCGTGGCACCCCTCCCCTTTCCAGAAGGTGAGAAGATGCCCCTCCACCCATGGGGCAGACAGCCTGCCCACTGTGCCCACTGGGAAGCTGGGGACATGCTGCTGGCCTCTCCCTGCAGGTGTGCCTGGCCTTTTCCTGGCCCTCTTGCTGGTCACCACCTCCAGTCTCCTGCGCACATGGATGGCCTTCCTGCACTGTacctctcctcctcctgtgcaTTCATGAACAGCATCACCCCACCTCACCCCGCATATCACCTTAGAGGGGACTGGGGGGGTGTATGGGGTCTGTCTCTCAAGTCCAGCGTTTCTGGGAGGTGCACAACAGGCCAACTGACCGTCTCTGGCCCAGCCTGGGCCCCTGTAGTAATTGTGCCCAGGGTCCTGGAGGCCAtttctagctctaaacattgcaGCCCTCACTGTAAGCCTAGGAACAGACACTGGAACTTGGGAGGTGCCCAGGGTGCCACATGCCACCACCCACTGGGAGCGAGGAGGCTAAGTGAGCTCACTGTGTGCAGGGGAAGGGGAGCGGAGGCCCCATGTGTGCCCGCACCATTCTGTCCTGTCCCCACAGGTGTGTGAGCCACAGGAGCACAGGCGCCCACGCCGCCACTGGAGCATCAGCATCGATGAGCGCCGGCGGCTGGCCATGCTGGGCACCCCCTCCCAAGACAGGGTGTGTGGTGGGCGGGGAGGCTGCCCTGTCCCTGGCCTCATCTGCCCAGTCCCTGTGCCTCCCTGCCCACACAGCCTCTGACACCAATGTTGCCCGCAGGCCATCACGCAAATGGTGGCAGAGCTGGTGTCTGAGGACGTGGACAAGGACGTGCTCCTCGCACAGCCACCCAGGTCTGCTGAGTCCACTAATGCCTTCTACGACTTCCTGGCCCGGAGCACGCCCTTCTGGCAGAGTGCGACTTTGAAGAGCCAAGCCTCGGGGTCTCCCGGCTCCTAGGAGCTCTCAGACCTCAGCTTTCCAGAGCTTCTCCGTGGGGAGGTTTTGGGGGAGACCTCTGTGTCCTTGTGTCTCACCAGGGAGAAAACAGGCCTCAAAGCACTGCCTGCCTGGTGccctggggctgctgggaggTGTGGCAGCTGCCGGGGAGGggtcctgccccagcctccaccaCCTGGAGGGTGAGGGGCAGAGGGTCCTGCCAGCAGATGGAGGCCTGCCTTACGCTGCCAGGAGGAAGTTCTGGGGCACCTGGGCAGCTGGGTGCCAGGCGACTCACCCTGGGGCTGACAGCACCTCCGGAGCCTTGGTCCTACCTTTGAAGGCCCAGACAGGATTCCAGGACCCAGCAGTGatgcggggtgggggtggggcagctgGGTGAGGCACACAGAGGGAGGCTTCCTGAGGAAGAGAGCTCCCAGTTCTGGAAGTGAACCTGGGGGTGGACTAGGGTGCATAGAGGGTCTGGGGTGGCCTTGAGAAGCTGGCTGGACAAGTGGCCCCAGGCCTTAGGCTGGAGCCATAACTGCCTGGTCTCAAGGCGTGGGACTGCAGAAGGGTTCTAAGCCAGGGTGACAATCCAGGCTGCATTTTGAGGCGATGGAGCTGGAGGGGCCTGGGGGTGGGAGatagggaaaggagggagggttCCCAGCCCTGCTGGCTGGCAGGACGGAGTGTGAGGAGGTGGCCCTGGACTCAGTGACTGACTTAAGGGTTGCTTGGGCTTCTGCAGGGGCAGGGCTGGTGAGGGGCTTTGGGTTGAGAGGAGGTGACAGCCACCTGGACCGTGCACAAATTGGCAAACAGGCAGTGCTGTCCCAGAGCCCAGGCTGAGGTGCAGATCTGGCCATATGGTGCCTGCTGCCCTTGAACATTCCTCCTGCTTCTCTGCCTCCCTCACTGTAAGATGCAGTGAAAGTTCCTCTTCCTTCAGGAAGCCTACCTACATCACCCAGCTGGGTACTCCCTTTCCAGTTCAATGTAATTTTGTCCCATTTGTTGGTCAGGATCCCCAGGATGGGTGGAGGGCAGGCCATGGAGCCACAGGGACTGGTGGAGGGGATCTAAGAGGTGGGGTTCAGACAGGGTCCTGGGGAAGGGGAACATCATAATCCCTCCCCCTCCTGAGGCCCCTGACAAAGATGTGGGAGTTGGGGTGCTCTGGGCCAGGGAAACACACAAGAGTCATCCCAGGGCAGAGTGGGAGCTAAGTGCCAACAGTCACCACAGAGGTCGCATGCTGTGTAGTTCTGAGTGACTTTAGAAGATTCCGTGTTATTTTCACTCATGGCTGGGGGCTGACTGGGCTCATCCTACCAATTCTGGTCTCACCTGGGGAGTCTCCTGAGGCTGCAGCCAGGTGAGATGCTGACTTCATAGGGTTCCTGCAGAGCTCCTACCCACCACAGCAGCATAAGCTGAAGTCTTGGGGTCTTGGGACTGAGCTGACCCATGTGGGTTCATCTGCCACCTCCTAGTGGTTGACATGGCCACAGAGCCAGCCCTGTTCAGTGGAAATGAGACCCATCTGGCAGTGGGGATCAGCGTTGAAAGCACTCCCTCTCCAGGACAGTGAGGTGCCAGGGAAGATGGCAGTGCCTGGGGGCAGTGTGTTTACCACACCTGGGAAGAAGAGGCCATGTATCAGTTTCctactgctgctgtaacagattATCATAGATAAGTGTTttatggtgcatgcctgtaatcccagcaactggggaggccgaggcaggaggatctcaagttccaggccagcctcaccaatttaggcaccaagaaacttagcaagactcagaaagtaaaagggctggggatgtggctcagtggttaagcacccctgggttcaatccctggtgtgtctgcccctctctctctctctcacacacacacacaaacacaaaagacAGGATATGGGCCTTTAGGAAGGAGCCTGATGTCTCCCTCAGGGTACTCTGGTGGCCATTGGGCAGTGGCCAGGGTGCTGCTTGAGGTTTGCCAGTGCACAGGGGTGGCccggctgggaaatccaagaatACAGGAAGGTCTGGGGAGTCACGGGCTCACTTGAGAGAGATCTACCTTGGGGTGAGTGGGAGTTCACAGCAACAGGGGGCTTTCGTCCTAGGATAAACAGGTCTTGGGACACCAGTCAAGGGGAGGCTGGAGAGCCTGGAAGGATTCGAGGAGGGAAGGATCCAAGGAACAGTGCACATGGACGCAGCCAAAGTCCCCAGCCGCAGTGCGGTTAGGTCTGGCTCTAGTCACTGCAACACCATGCTTCTAGACTGCTTTCACTTCTGCTTGGCCACCAGGTCAGTTCCTGTCTTTACCCGGGACTCACGTGAGTGTATCCCGCCCCCCGGAGACCCCGGCGGCTGAGCGCCTGCGCGCTTCTGGAGCAGGACAGACACCCAGAACGGAGCCGCGGGCGCGCGCGCGCACAAACGGTCTTCAAGCGCATGCTCGCTCAGCCTTGGCCGCGGAATCTCTGCGTCCCCAACACCCTTCTCGGCTTGTGACTGGCTGACTCCGGATGGGGAGCAGCGGCCCCCTCTGTTCACCTGAAGCCGAAGGGGCCTCGCGCTGGCGGCCCATCCGGGGGGAGCTGACCCTACGCAGCGCGCAGGACCGGTCGGGGTGCCTGGGAGATGTAGTTTGCAGCTTTGCTGAGTGCCTACACAATGCCACCACTGCCCCCGTTTAAAAGAAATGACTTTATTGGCTTTGCAAATACTTGTCCGTGATTAAACAGTGCAACaaagaatatgttttttaaaactcgCTCACAATTCGATCACTGAAATGACCGCAGTTAACTTTCCAGGAGGGTTATTGCAGCTGTTTCTAGATTACTACGAGATGGAAGGGTATATGGAAATACAGAAACCACTGAGACATCtttaaatacttaatattttaagatagaaAAACTATTGCTGAAATCACACGACTGCTTCTCACTCTCgagaataatttattaaattattcttaaattatttttaggaatGAAGAATCATTAGGAAAGGGTGTCCTGTTTTTCAGCAGCATGGTTTAATTAGACCGTACTAGCTGATGTCTGGCTTTGAGTGGTGAGGACCCTGCTGAGACTCCCCACCTCTTCTGCCTGCCCTGTCGGGTCCATGCTGGCCAGAGTCTTGGTATTTTTAACCCACCCTGAGCCTGGTCACATTCTCTGTACTCTGATGCCTGCAGTGAGTTCACCACCAGAACCAGACCACTCAAGTTCCTTCTTTTGATTTAGGTCTTTTATTGGCTAGACTTAAGGTCAAGGTTGTGtatgtgtactggggattgaaatcgagtgctttaccaatgagctatatctccagccatttttatttgtcattttgagacagtgtctcactaagtcattgaggcctcaaacttgtgattctcctgcctcagcctcccaagtagctaggattacaattGTGTGCCACTGAACatggctttaaatttttaaagaaaaaaatcttttcttttttagtactggggatggaacccaaggccttacacatgttgggcaagtgctctaccactgagctacatctctagttctttttattttgggacatgtCTTGCAAAATTGCCTGGGCtcattttgaatttgtgatcctcctgagtagcATTTCTCATATTGATGTCTGTACTTGCATGAACAATTGGAGAAAGAATTCTTGTGTTCTACTTTATTTTCCTAAGGACTATGTCTTCAAACTTTGAAAATGCTTCTGGGAAAAACAGAggcaaatatgatttttttgtcCTTGTTGGTGATACACTTTTCCTAGGGGAAGGGGGTTCCATTAATTGTTGAAGTTTAGTGACAGGCAAGACAAATAACAGGTCTAAGTGTGATTCATGACACTCTGATTTTCTGGAACATGCTGTGGCCTTTCCTGAGAAGGCTCTGCTGTTATTCCAAGGAGACTTTCTTTCAGGCTCTTTGAAACTCATCTACCTCCAGAACCCAGTGCTTTGTGCAGCCTCAGGGATCCTTCTGAGCAATGATCAGATAACAGAAGCAAAGGCCAAATCCCCCAGGCCCCAAAGGATCCTGCACAGGGATGTGTCCCCTGCCAAGTGTCCTCTGGGCCCCTGCCCACCTGCATAGATTCTCCTTTGCTGACTCCTGAGTTGAAGAGTGCCCCTCTCTGTCCTGATCCTGAATCTGTACCCTCACCATTTTGTCTCAAAAACACTTATCACAAGACATTATATACCACATGTCCCCAGCCTGCTGCTAGACTGTCAGCTCTCCAGAGCTGAGACTTTATGTCCTTACCCTCCAGCACTGAGAGTGGTCTGCAGCTTAAAAGTATGTATTCAGAAAATAACAGCTGAGTCAGTTGCTTTAACTGCTTGACTTGCCCTGAAATGACCTGGAAATGTTATTCCCTTAGCAATCTGATGTTCTACCCTGACTGCTTCTGACTTACTCTACTGAGGTGTGATGTGAACCCTTCTTATGTTCCTTGGCTCTTAAATCTTCCTCGCATTGTGCTGTCTGGTCAGCAGATCTGGGCTCCTCTTTGTTGGACCTGGTTACTCATTAGGGTCCTAATATGTAGAGCACTCCTGTGCTGGGTCCCCAACTTTCAGGTGCACTTTCTGCTCTGCCAGGTTTTCCACCTACCTGATCCTCCTTCCCTCTAATGTTTCTGTTGAATTTCCTCACATGTCAGCAGGCCCCTTCCTGAGCCAGCATGCCTGCTCTCTGCACAAGCCACTCTCCTCGCTTGAATGTCTATTTGCTTTGCTACCAGATGTTTTAATTCTTTAGTCCTGAGATCTTCTGGCTGTCTCTGAGCTAGGTTGAGGGCAGGCAATTGTCCATTCTCCTTTCATCTGGAGAGAGGAAGGCAGAGTGAGCTGGCCTGCAGCAGCTGGACTCTGTGCCTCTTCTGAGGCTTCCTAAGCATCATCCTGCTTTGTGAGGAGTGTGTCTTAGGCCTGGTGGGGCTGGTTTGGAATTCATTTGGGTACCTCCTGAGAAATGGGCCCTGAGCTCTGACGGTCATGTTTTTCTTGTCCACCCCCACACTAGGAGAGGGAAATCATATTCCTCAGCAGGCACCTGTAGGATGTGATTGTTTTATTGAAGCCTGTCCTGTTTGGGATGGAGGCAAATGCAGAAGTACGGAGTGTGACGTTTCCATGTTCTCTCCATGGCTGACAGCTGCTTAGGCATTGTTGGGTAATTCTAACTTTTTTGGTCTGTTATTCTGGAATTGGTA from Ictidomys tridecemlineatus isolate mIctTri1 chromosome 5, mIctTri1.hap1, whole genome shotgun sequence includes:
- the Tex22 gene encoding testis-expressed protein 22, coding for MDSRQLWAQQSQPTQEHRQPFPPGGQSRTRGQPGAQSSNQHGLQMQDWVCEPQEHRRPRRHWSISIDERRRLAMLGTPSQDRAITQMVAELVSEDVDKDVLLAQPPRSAESTNAFYDFLARSTPFWQSATLKSQASGSPGS